The Nicotiana tomentosiformis chromosome 2, ASM39032v3, whole genome shotgun sequence genome includes the window tccaagatggcccaaacggccatgccaaagcacaaaagtatttgaatcagtaaacttttggtttacgatatagtatgcttcaactgtactaatctttgaatagtataagcaaaaatataaagttggtaacttttctacaatgcatttctggcgagaaatattttttgtaatacaaagatattccacgttcattttcatctattgtctcaacatgatacccatttcggcggatatctataaaactcaacaagtttcttcgggacttggaggagaacaatgcattgtcgataataagttttgttcccttagacataaatacagtagctcttccagagccttcaatcaaacttatattaccagaaattgttgaaatatttgctttttccttatgcaaataagaaaagtatttctgatctttgaatatggcatgagttgttccactatcaattacacaaatatcttcatgattggtctttgatccaaacataatttgaggattatccatattctttaaaatgacataaacaaaataaatatgatagtaaatatcattttcaaagcataacttttatttatgtacaacgattatataaccatactatctactgcaaacaacaaaaattaaaatatttatatttctacagattcactaccgatcacatgacttgtttctccttccgggagtgcAAAATATCAGCtatatccaaatgcatgaagtctaaattatcttcaaaaataaaatttgcttcaacatttttctctatcttcttcagggaggcttgatacagctcaaccaggtgctttggcgtacgacatgtacgtgaccagtgccccttttcctccacatctatatcatgcattttctggctttgctgcttgcactgcttcatgcttttgttctttcatttttcactgctagtggtgaggagggttctttggtgcattgttattaccacgattagagtttcctccccgaccacggccatgaccatgattggggccacgtcctcttccatgcttagcttggtggaagttcgtctcattcacttcagggaatggacaagaaccaatAGGTCgtctttcatgatttttcattaatagcccattatgttgctagGCTACAAGAAGATATGAGATAaattcagaatactttttgaatcccatctctcgatattgctgctgcaggagcatattcgaggcatgaaaagtggtgaaagttttctccaacatatcatgatcagtaatattgtcaccacatagtttcaattgggaaataattctgaacataacagaattatactcactgatagatttaaaatcttgtagctttagatgagtccaatcataacgtgcctgtggaagaacgaccatcttcaggtggtcatatctatctttcaaattattccacagtatgactgtatctttaacagtaagatattccattttcaggccctcatcaaggtgatgaagtaggaatatcattgctttggcacagtcttggtttgatgcctgatttttatctttgatggtgtctgtcagacccatcgcatcaagatgaatttcggcatcaagcacccaagacatgtagcttttgcccgatatatccagggctacaaactcaagtttagaaagatttgacattatttagaaaaagaaagttcgtacctctgatactttcaaagtattttctctagatggcagagtctcgtgctgataacgtgttataaaataaagacagtaaagtaaagacaaatatagagagaaactgatatattcaaacttcaaacttatttacataatgaactgaattctcctctatttatagaagaaaggaagctgatgtgtaagctactgctgcaagctgctgtgtaagctgtttgtaagctgctactctaagctattgtgccagatatagataatcttctaccatgacaatatttatccataacggagtaccgaaaggataagcttcttcaggaggcttatttccaataaagtactaaatagataaacatatttacggcggagtctcacaTGAATAAGCTTCTTGAGGAAGCTTATTtataacggagtactaaatgaatatccattatataatatatttataagtGACTTGTACATTTCCCAATTTCTTGACGCCTCTtcatttcctctttttttttagCCGGTTCCAAGTAAGAAAACAACTTATTTATATTTAACTATATTGAATTTAGACCAAATCCGTTGGATATGAGTTCATTCTAAATAGAGCAATAGTGATAGGGAATTTAACTAATTTGATACGGACTTGGTTGATTGACATTTGATAGTTAATCGGATATGAGTTCAGACCAAATCCGTTGGATATGAGTTCACTCTAAATAGAGCAATAGTGATAGGGAATTTAACTAATTTGATGCGGACTTGGTTGATTGACATTTGATAGTTAATCGGAGTTATTATCTCATTTGTTTTTTTCGTTAACGGACAGCATTTGCCCTTTTTGTAATCCCACTTCTTTTACATCGTTGACTGGTAATTCAAAAACTCAATATTTGATCTTAGGAACTTAAACATAATATTAAGTTTATTTAAGCTGCCCAGACAATTTAAAGTTTACTTAttctttttgtcctttttttgttttattttgcaAAAATAAAAAGATCACGTGTCAAATTTTTGCTGGCATGCAAGGCTCTCCCCTCTATTAGTTAGTCCTATAGATATAAAGACTGAAAGTCGCACCAGAATTTCAAGAATTCAAAATTCAAGAATCCTGTTTTCAGCTCACTCTTTAATTGGTTAGTTTCCGAGTATATAAAACCTCCAAAAAACCAACCCCCGTAACAACCCATCTTCTCCATTTAGTTAGAGTCAAGTTCAAGACTCAGTTTTATGCTTTGAGGCAACTGGAGTGGCCGACTTAAAAGGGTTTCATAGTTCCATAGTATCTGAATTTTACTTCTGAATACACAACTCCCATTACACTTTTCTTGATTCAGTAATTTTTTTTGCCTTTCCTTTGAGTGCATCATTATTCTTTCAACATTTTCTACTGATCATTCTCATTCAATTCAGATTCTTTTACGAATCAAAATGGAAGAAACACCAGAACAGAAGCATAAATGCAGGTTTTGTAACCTGAGTTGCAGTAGTGGGAGATCATTGGGAGGTCACATGCGGGTTCATTTAGACTTGATTTCAGCagaaaaaaaacagaaaattaaAGCTGAAAACAAGATGGGttttgcagaagaagaagaagaagctgatAATCATTTCGAAAATTTGAGCATTTCAGAGCAATCTGACAGTAGCATGAGTCAAGAAAAGGCCAATAATATCAGCACCAACGATGTTGATGATATTGACTCAATTGGTTATGGTTTAAGAGAAAATCCAAGAAAATCTTGGAGGGTTTCTGAGTTAAAGCTTAGCTCTTTGAAAACAAAAAACCTCTGTAAAGAATGTGGCAAAGAATTTTCCTCTACACAAGCTCTAGCAGGTCATTTGAGGACTCATTCGAAAAAAGGGACGACGACTGAAAAAAGTCATATTTGTGAGAAATGTGGTAAAGGTTTTGGTTCAACTAGGGCTCTTTATGGTCACATGAAAGTTCACGTGAAAAGATCAAGGGTTGATCAAGAATCTGAATCATCAAAACAAAGCTTGTCTGATTTTGAGACTGTGTGTCCAATTCGGAAGAAGAGATCAAAGATTAAGTACCAGATTGATGCAAACCCTTCTTCCTCTTCTGCGGTTAGTGAAGTTGAAGAAATGGAAGAGGCTGCTAAGACTTTGATGATGCTTTCATGTGGTGTGAGGGACTGGGATGAATACATTTCAATTTCAAAGCCTCTTAAAAATGAAAATGTCATTTCTGCTAATGCTTTTACTGGAAAGAATTTGTCTCAGGCTGGCTGTTCTGATTCTGGCTGTGTTGATGGTTATGAAAAGAAGTGTGAAAATGAGGCAataaatgatgaattttcagGCAAGTTGATGATGATCAACACTGAGATTACAAGGGCCTGTTACTCTACTACTATGCTGGGGTTGGATAATGATCCAAGTGAGGATCTTGCTTTTCTGAATTCTTGTTCACTTAAGAATGCAGGGGTTGATTTTCAAGTGCTGAATCCAGAGACAACCTTTGTATCTGATATTCCAGTTGAACTGGGAACAATTGAAGCAATGAGGACAAGTCCTGAGCCTATCAAAAGCAAGGATCACAAATGTCCAATATGCTTCAAGATTTTTCCATCAGGCCAATCTTTGGGAGGGCACAAGAGGGCTCATTACACTGGATTCAGTGAAAGCAAAACTAAAGAGACTATGGTGAAAAAGTTGGAGGACCTTGCTGATAATCATAGAAGTTTTGATCTGAATAATCCTGTAAATGCTGTGGATGGAGGGGAAAAAGATGTTGTTGAGCTCAACCTTTGGTGGGTTGGTGGAAGTAGTTGAGATAATTCATTCTGATTTTCTGTTGAAAAGGTTTTAGAATTAGATAATTCATGATTCTTTTGCATGTTTGAATTTCATCATTGTAAAGATAGTTTGAGTCTTGGAATAGTTCTACATTTCTGTAATAACACAGGAAAGATTTGAGTTTCCAGTTAGCTGAATAAACCATAATGAGAATTAAGGCATACAAATCAGTACCCACATTACTGTTTACTTTCTGTTCATTTTGCATTCTTGCATGGTATTACTACATCTTTTCACAGGCCACAGTACACCTATGAATGTCTTTATCACTTTTTAACTCTTGGGAGTACTTCTTGTTTTTGGCTACTGTGCAGTCAAGAGTTGGATTTAATTTGTTTAATTGGAAAGAAACATGTTTAGATGATGTTTCCTGCCCCCCATatatttggaagattataaaCGTTGACTACAAGGAGAGAAGATAAAGTAGGTGTCCCTTTAATATGGGAAAAATCTTTGACCCTGTTATGAATTTAGTAATCTGTCTGAAATTATATGTTGTGTTTCTCATTTCATGTCCcttaagaaaatataaaatataatatggTTTGACTATTTACCCTTATTTATGTTTTATGATATAATTTCTCTTTATTTAATATTTAGTCATAATTGAGATGTTTGTAGTTTTCAAGgataattattactaagggtgatcttctaaaatgacaaacaatttgagacaactatttttaggATCCACGACTGATAATATAAGACGAATGAACTATGAGCCCATTTGGATGGGCTTGTTGTAAATGACTTTTAAGCCAAAAGCCATAAGTTAGGAATTCTAATTTTtgacttttggcttatttttgtcattttagcttaaaaacaagtgcttaaaagtattttttttactttatacAAACACTACAACTTGACTTTCAAGCTATTTTGACTTAAAAGTACTTAAAATAagtcaatccaaacgggctctataaTGTTCTAAATTAGGTATATTACATCATTTTTCCTTGAATATTGGCTTATATCTTTCATATGATTTTTACCTCCCTAACCAAAAAATTTAATGTTCTCCAAAACTTTTGTAAAGCTTTCAAATACCCCCTTCCTAAATCCGAACAATACTAGTAAAAATGACCTTTCTtttttcaaatcaaacttaaatatATAAGCAATTTTCAGTCAACAACAGTCATATATAGGAAATGCAGTTCTGTGCCAGGTTGGTGCCCTCACTGTCGCTTCGCACGTGCTTGAGAAAAGATTATTTTTTCTAAAAAGGTTTTTATGGGGAATAAAGTTTCTAGGCTTTAACCACAGTTACATAGCACTCAAAATAGAACAGTACAGTACAGTATTGAACGATCATATCAACGTCTCTCTAACTTAACCAAATGTCTATTTACCTAAAAAGAAGTTGAGCCAAACACTGTCTTTCACTTTTTCCCAAAGATTCCATTTCGGAAAATGGCTTCTCACCATTACTACCACCACCACCCCACGGTGGCCGCCACCAACCCCACCCCTATCTCCTCCGTCTGTTACTGCTACTCTTGTCACCCCACCCCTTCCCCATACCACTCCCCCTACCCTCaccctcctcctccaccaaatCCACACTCCACTACCCCTTATACCCATTGCCCACCACCACCACCCTACAACCCTCCTAACCAATGCCAATGTGTTCAACCCCCTCACCAAAATCATCACTATTTTGAAGAAGTTAATCAAGCCAACAAAGTACAAGACCAACAAACCCAACGCATTGTTACCTCACTTCTCCGTCGGATCGCCGCCTTAGAATCATCCCTCCGCCGCAGCTCTTCTAGTTCTCCTCGTTATCGTCAGTCCCTACGCGATGCTGCAGCGCGTACTATTCAAACGCACTTCAGAGCCTTCCTTGCTCGTAGATCGAGAACCCTCCGGCAGCTAAAACAGCTGGCTTCCATCAAAACTACTCTCAATATTCTCAAATCGTCAGTTTCTGGTAAACCCCATTTTGATACTCAAGCAGTTTCTCACAGAGCTATGGATTTACTTGTTAAACTTGATTCTATTCAGGTAATAATTATGCTCTAATTGCAATTTTGTACATTTGCTTTATACACTTATCATAACCCTATGTGAATACCTTGTGGTGGAATCACAACCCTCTGGACGAAAAATTGTATATAggtcaaatcttaattttttatacatatatattaaatCTTAAATACCTTATGGAAATTCCTGGATTCGTGACTGAATAGCTCAAAAGTGTTGAAAAAGGGGTTCTTTTTTGCAGGGGGATGATCAATTAATTAGAGATGGTAAAAGGTCGATAAACAACGAACTGACTAGATTTATGAAGGTAATTAATGGGGTTTCGGTATTTTCAAGTAGAGTAGTGAAGAATGTGAGGAGTGGCAACAAATCTAGGTGTTTTAACAGTGACCGTGAAGTGGAACTTGGCACAAATCTTAACGAAGCCATTGATAAGTTTGTTGCGACGGTAAGTGAATCTGAAGAGGAAGAGGAGGAGCACCTAAAAAATCCTAGAGTTTCTGAAGCTAGAAAATCTGGGGTTTTACGACGAAATAGGGATGAAGGTGGGCTTAAACCAAAACAAAAGAAATCTGTGAGCTTTGCAGAGAATGTTAATGGGCAAGAATCATTTGATGCTGATGAGATAGAGCTCATGAAAAACCTTAGCAGAAGAGTTGAAAAAATTGGAATTTTATCAAAGGATGGCGCTGAAGTTGATGAGGAAGAAGATGGAGGTCGGTATAGTGGAAGTAGTGATAATGAAATAATGGATCCAATTAACTACATTTCAAGAAAAGATGATGGTTATAATGAAAGGAATGTGAGAGATGAGGATGAGAATGAGAATGAAACTGAGAGTTTCTTGTTCTCAGCACCATTGCCTGTGAAGATGGAAGCTAGAGCAGTTGATAATTATATCAACAGGAAAATGGTGTCAAAATAGTTGACAATTGAATAGTTGGTTCCCAACAAGATGTCAAGATTTGAACTTTGACAATTGAATAGTCTCCTGCTGGATTTTGCTGAGCATTGACAATTAGGTGGAAGTTTAGAGCTTCTGCAATTCTCAGGAATTATTTGTAACTGTTAGTGATGATATTGATCTTGATGACTACTGTTAGGCTTGGTTATGAGAGTTCATGTGTTTTGGAGTTTTGGATTTTGGCTGTTTTCTTTTCTGCCATTGTTGTACGAAAGGGAGATCTTTTGGGTGTAATGGCCTTGGTCTGTAAGTCTTAAATCTTAATGAAGATTGTTGAAGTGTTAGAGGTCGCATTTTGTTCAAAAATAAATCAACAGGTGGCTATTTCTTGTGGAATTGTTTTAACCTTTAAAAAAGTTCTTTCTTCCTGATTCTTGCTGAATTGAATGGTCAATTTGGAGAAGTACTACTACTTTGCTTTCAGTGGTAACTTATGATAAATATCAAATTCTTATAGTAAAAGCCTCCTAATTTCATTCCAAACTTACAAGAAAACAAAATCCATTCCAAACTTGTCGTCCTGAAAGCTAAAGTACATTTTATGTCTGTCGCTTGATGTTAAAAGAATGTTGAGGATGCATAAGTTTCTTCTAGATAAAAGTGTGGTCGACTTATTAACAAAGCCTAAACAAACTTACAGGTGATCAGCTCAAGAAAAGTCAAAAGGCTTATATGTTGGAAGTTTCAAGAAGGGAGTCACTCTAAGTTAATCTGAGAGAGTCAAAGAGCCTAAACACGCACAAATTTACTACTAGTGTTAATTTGTGAAATATAGGTCCAAGTTGATAATATTATTTTCAGAGCTTCCGTTGATAACTTGCAGATCGATTTGAAAGTGAGAACGAAGAAAAGAAAAATCCTTTATTTCCTCATATTTTACTTTTCGGAGGATCAAATTACGTGAACTTTGACTAAAATGTATCGATGTAAAACTTTTTTTGGTAAGTTG containing:
- the LOC104098791 gene encoding uncharacterized protein, with the protein product MEETPEQKHKCRFCNLSCSSGRSLGGHMRVHLDLISAEKKQKIKAENKMGFAEEEEEADNHFENLSISEQSDSSMSQEKANNISTNDVDDIDSIGYGLRENPRKSWRVSELKLSSLKTKNLCKECGKEFSSTQALAGHLRTHSKKGTTTEKSHICEKCGKGFGSTRALYGHMKVHVKRSRVDQESESSKQSLSDFETVCPIRKKRSKIKYQIDANPSSSSAVSEVEEMEEAAKTLMMLSCGVRDWDEYISISKPLKNENVISANAFTGKNLSQAGCSDSGCVDGYEKKCENEAINDEFSGKLMMINTEITRACYSTTMLGLDNDPSEDLAFLNSCSLKNAGVDFQVLNPETTFVSDIPVELGTIEAMRTSPEPIKSKDHKCPICFKIFPSGQSLGGHKRAHYTGFSESKTKETMVKKLEDLADNHRSFDLNNPVNAVDGGEKDVVELNLWWVGGSS
- the LOC104098790 gene encoding BAG family molecular chaperone regulator 8, chloroplastic, producing MASHHYYHHHPTVAATNPTPISSVCYCYSCHPTPSPYHSPYPHPPPPPNPHSTTPYTHCPPPPPYNPPNQCQCVQPPHQNHHYFEEVNQANKVQDQQTQRIVTSLLRRIAALESSLRRSSSSSPRYRQSLRDAAARTIQTHFRAFLARRSRTLRQLKQLASIKTTLNILKSSVSGKPHFDTQAVSHRAMDLLVKLDSIQGDDQLIRDGKRSINNELTRFMKVINGVSVFSSRVVKNVRSGNKSRCFNSDREVELGTNLNEAIDKFVATVSESEEEEEEHLKNPRVSEARKSGVLRRNRDEGGLKPKQKKSVSFAENVNGQESFDADEIELMKNLSRRVEKIGILSKDGAEVDEEEDGGRYSGSSDNEIMDPINYISRKDDGYNERNVRDEDENENETESFLFSAPLPVKMEARAVDNYINRKMVSK